The Dokdonia sp. 4H-3-7-5 genomic interval AGGGATGGTAACAGCTAGTTACTTTTTTGTTGGCACAGAAGCAGATATTCAAGGTGTACATCCTACTTACTATTATAATTACGATGGAAAAGTAACCAATCAAGAACGCGTAGATCAAGCTATAAAATGGCTAGAAATGACCGAAGAGACAAGACCACATCTCATTACTCTATATTTTTCTGATATGGATGATACTGGACATCGTTACGGCCCTAACAATAAAGAGAAAATTAAAGAAGCGCTATTAAAGTTAGATAGCACGCTAGGAGATTTATTTGATCGCGTTGACAGCACAGGTTTACCTGTAAATATTGTCATTGTATCAGACCATGGTATGGCAGAGCAATCTATTGAAAAACTTATTACCACAGATACATTAGTAAATGATGTTCTTTACAACATGATTGACAATGGTGTCATTCTCAATGTACACCCTCATAATAATGAGGAAACTGATAACATTTTCAACCAATTAAAGCAATTAGAAAGTAATTTCACAGTTTACAAAACCAAAGACACACCACATTTTGAAAATGTCCCAAAAAATAAGAACTGGGGACCCATACAAGTAATCCCTGATGATGGATATTACTTTAGCTCAAATAAGAGTATCGAAAGAAGAAAGGCTGGAAATCAGGAAGTATTTGGTGTACATGGGTATACTCCCGCTTTAAAAGATATGCACGGCATTCTTTATGCAAAAGGCCCTGCTATTAATGTGGGAAGTAGTTTACCTTCTGTAAAAAACATTCACGTTTACCCTATGATATGTGAAATTCTAGGGCTTCCTGTGCCGACTAATGTAGATGGTAAATTATCTTACTTAAAAGGTATGCTACAAGAATAACCCCTGAATGAAGAGGATTAAAATCTCTTTCAATCCTTCATCAAGAAATTCTCAATAGCAAGATTATAACTATTAAGACCAAAGCCTACTATTACACCCTTAACATATTTAGAAAGGTATGAATGATGTCTAAACTCTTCTCTCGCAAATGTATTTGAAATATGCACTTCTATAACTGGAGTACTTATAGCTGCTACAGCGTCTCCTAATCCTATAGAGGTATGGGAATAAGCTGCTCCGTTTAAAATCACTCCGTCAAATGTGTCATTTGCTTCGTGTAATTTTGAAATGAGCTCTCCTTCTATATTACTTTGAAAATAGCTAAGCTCAGTGTCCTTATAAGCAAACTGAAGTTGAGTGAAGTAATCCTCGAAAGTTTCGGTTCCATAAATTTCTGGTTCACGCTTACCTAACATATTCAAATTAGGGCCATTTATTATAAGTAATTTCATAGATTATAGTTGTTGAGTGCGCTTTCGCGAGTGCGTAAAAATACAGATTTACAGGGCGTAAAAAAAGCGCCTATTATAAGGCGCTTTTTACAATTCTTATTATTTAACTATTAAAATGCAAATCCAGCTCCTAACATAAATACTCTATTACGAGCATCAAGGTCGAAACCTCCTAAGTCCTCACTACTAAAAACGTCTGAAAGTCCTAAGTTATAACGTGCGTTAAAATATAAACCATTGTTAAGTTTATATCCTAGTCCACCGACAACAGCAAAGTCTATCGTGTTTATAGCATCGTTATTAAAATTGATATCTCCAGAATCACCATCAGGATTAGAATCAATCTCACTATTTACATTAAATCCTATTTGTGGTCCCACTTCTCCATAAAACCCATCTACAAAGTAATACTTTGCAAGTACTGGCACATTAATGTAATCTAGCTGAAACTCAATATCATCTCCGTTATCAACACTCTGGATATCGTACCCCTGACCCGAATAATAAACCTCTGGTTGTATTGAGAATTTCTCTGTGATAGGCACTTCTACAAATCCTCCAAAATGGAAGCTTGTTCTTGCATCTGGATCATCAAAATCGTCTCCTCCTACAGTTGCAAAATTAACTCCTCCTTTTGCTCCAAATGACACCTCATCTTGTGCTTGAACGGCTACAGTTCCAAATAAGGCTGCGATTGCTACTACTACTATTTTTTTCATGTTTGTGTTTGTTTTAAATGATGTCCAAAGCTATCCATCATCGTGTTAAATGCATGTTAGGCACTTTCTAAACTCTTGTTAATTGAGAATCCTTTAATAATTGTATTTTCACTTTCGTGAAATGGGAAACAGGCATATCAAATTATAAAAGTTACTTACGCATAGAACGTGGTCTCTCTGAGAACACTATAGACAACTATGCTCGAGACTTAAAAAAACTAACCCGCCATCTAGAGCAATTAGATAGTGCGCCAGATCCTATTACTATAACTAAGGATGATATTCAAGACTTTATATACACCATAGCCAAAGAAGTACAAGCCAGATCACAGGCTCGTATTATCTCTGGGCTTAAAGGCTTTTTCAATTATCTGATATTTGAAGATTATAGAAAAGATAATCCATTAGATCTTATAGAATCTCCTAGATTAGGTCGTAAACTTCCAGACACATTAGCTGAAGAGGAAATAGACGCCCTTATCACTGCCATAGACCTCTCTAATCCTCAGGGAGAACGCAATCGCGCTATGCTAGAAACACTCTATTCTTGCGGACTTCGAGTAACAGAATTAATAAGCCTAAAACTTTCTGACTTATATTTTGAAGAAGGATTTATAAACGTGATAGGAAAGGGTGACAAACAGCGCTTTGTCCCTATAAGTGAGCATACTCAAAAGTACATCAACATATACCGTAATGAAATACGAACACATACAGACGTCAAACCAGAGTATGTAGATATTTTATTTTTAAATAGAAGAGGTCGCCAGCTCACACGTGCCATGATTTTTACAATCATAAAAGATCTCGCAGTAAAAGCTGGAATTAAGAAAAGTATTAGTCCGCATACATTTCGTCACAGCTTTGCTACACACCTTTTACAAAATGGCGCCGATTTGAGAAGTATTCAGCAAATGCTAGGTCACGAGAGCATTACAACTACCGAAATCTATATGCATGTAGATCGCAGTGACCTCGCTCGAGTGATGGAGCAATATCACCCTAGAAAGAACTACTAGGGTTTTCTTTCAATTTTTCGCGAAAGCGGACTTATAATTACTTCACAATAAGTATTTCTTCTTGCCTTCCTGAAACATATCTAAAGCCATCTTCACCCCAAAATCCTGCTTCCTCAAGCATAATTCTAATGTCCTTATTCCACTCTGGAATGGTTACGGTAGTATTGAGTTCAATAGCGTATGCTGTGTTCTCATAAAGCTTGTAGTCTCCTGTACCTGGCACACCACCTTGAGAGTCCCACATTCCAATCGTTGGCCCAGCGGCATGACCGTATAGTCCAAGTGGATGCGTATAGATAGAAGGCACAAGACCTTCTGCTCTAGTCTCCTTTAATGATTTTAATAGAATCTCATTTCCAGTTCTACCTGTCTTAAAATTTGAAGCAAGTACATCTTGCACGCGGTTACCGTCTGCAAATGCTTTACTCAAGAACGCTGGCAGTTCCTTCTCGTCATCCTTTAAAACATATGCGTGCTGCTGGCAATCTGTATTAAGACGTAGATAAGTAATTCCAAAATCACAGTGCAACAAGTCACCCTTCTGGATTACTTTTCCTTCTGGTCTATTAGAAAATGAAACAATATGACTCTCTAGCTTTTCTTCAGATCGTTGAATATCAACCGTAGGGTGAAACCATGTTTCTAATCCCATATCTGTAACTCGCTGGCGTAAATACCACACCACATCATCTGTAGTTGTAACTCCTGGAACAATCACTTTATAGCTGAAGGCATCCTTAATAATATCATGCGTCACATCTACTAGCTGTTCAAAATATTTCATTTCAAGCGCCGTGCGTGTTTCTAACCATCCCACTGCAAGATTCTGTGCAGAGACTACTTTTGATTGCTGAGTAGGTGATAGTTTTGATATAAAAGCCTCATAATCTGTCTTTACAATTCCGTCTGCAAGTCCAAAATCATCAGAATAATTAAGTCCAATTTTTGAAGGGTTGCGCTCTTCTATAATCTCTAGAAGACGTGCCCATTGATCTGGTTGTTTTTCTTTATCCCAAGCAGAGATGATATTCTTCCCTACGTTATATCTAGCTACTGCTAGCTTTTCAATAGTATTCTTTTCTTTATTTCTGTAAAAAACTAAAATAGTTCTCCTTCTCGCATTAAGCCACGTAGAAGGAAGCATTGTTTTTATAACAGGATCTTCATTATATTCTCTAGAAATCACAACCCACATATCAATATCTGTGCGGTCCATTAATGTAGGTAGTAAATTATCAAATCTATCTGCTAAGACCTCATCAATTACGTCCGCTCTATCGCGTTCTGTTAAGATTTGACCATTAATGCATGCAAACGGAAGTAGTAAAAGTAATAGTAATGTTTTCATAGTTAAGTTGCTAGTCCTTAAAAATACTAAAAACAAAAAAAGAGTATTCATCTGAACACTCTTTTCTTAATTATAAATTGATGTAAGACTATTTTACCTGTCACCTTTATTTCTACGCTTTTTCTTGCGTTCCTTTTTCTTTTCTTTTTCTACTTTCTTATCAGTTCGTCCTGACT includes:
- a CDS encoding ectonucleotide pyrophosphatase/phosphodiesterase; amino-acid sequence: MMKHLNLFKLLYLFVISFILVSCGPASNTNRFAPLTTVNTAESIEKPYVILISLDGFRHDYVNTYNPPYLSSFIEEGSQAASLIPSFPTKTFPNHYTIATGMYPDNHGLLANSYYDYDKKKTYSIGNRETVVDGSFYKGTPLWVNANSTGMVTASYFFVGTEADIQGVHPTYYYNYDGKVTNQERVDQAIKWLEMTEETRPHLITLYFSDMDDTGHRYGPNNKEKIKEALLKLDSTLGDLFDRVDSTGLPVNIVIVSDHGMAEQSIEKLITTDTLVNDVLYNMIDNGVILNVHPHNNEETDNIFNQLKQLESNFTVYKTKDTPHFENVPKNKNWGPIQVIPDDGYYFSSNKSIERRKAGNQEVFGVHGYTPALKDMHGILYAKGPAINVGSSLPSVKNIHVYPMICEILGLPVPTNVDGKLSYLKGMLQE
- the aroQ gene encoding type II 3-dehydroquinate dehydratase; translated protein: MKLLIINGPNLNMLGKREPEIYGTETFEDYFTQLQFAYKDTELSYFQSNIEGELISKLHEANDTFDGVILNGAAYSHTSIGLGDAVAAISTPVIEVHISNTFAREEFRHHSYLSKYVKGVIVGFGLNSYNLAIENFLMKD
- a CDS encoding porin family protein, encoding MKKIVVVAIAALFGTVAVQAQDEVSFGAKGGVNFATVGGDDFDDPDARTSFHFGGFVEVPITEKFSIQPEVYYSGQGYDIQSVDNGDDIEFQLDYINVPVLAKYYFVDGFYGEVGPQIGFNVNSEIDSNPDGDSGDINFNNDAINTIDFAVVGGLGYKLNNGLYFNARYNLGLSDVFSSEDLGGFDLDARNRVFMLGAGFAF
- the xerD gene encoding site-specific tyrosine recombinase XerD, which produces MKWETGISNYKSYLRIERGLSENTIDNYARDLKKLTRHLEQLDSAPDPITITKDDIQDFIYTIAKEVQARSQARIISGLKGFFNYLIFEDYRKDNPLDLIESPRLGRKLPDTLAEEEIDALITAIDLSNPQGERNRAMLETLYSCGLRVTELISLKLSDLYFEEGFINVIGKGDKQRFVPISEHTQKYINIYRNEIRTHTDVKPEYVDILFLNRRGRQLTRAMIFTIIKDLAVKAGIKKSISPHTFRHSFATHLLQNGADLRSIQQMLGHESITTTEIYMHVDRSDLARVMEQYHPRKNY
- a CDS encoding M24 family metallopeptidase codes for the protein MKTLLLLLLLPFACINGQILTERDRADVIDEVLADRFDNLLPTLMDRTDIDMWVVISREYNEDPVIKTMLPSTWLNARRRTILVFYRNKEKNTIEKLAVARYNVGKNIISAWDKEKQPDQWARLLEIIEERNPSKIGLNYSDDFGLADGIVKTDYEAFISKLSPTQQSKVVSAQNLAVGWLETRTALEMKYFEQLVDVTHDIIKDAFSYKVIVPGVTTTDDVVWYLRQRVTDMGLETWFHPTVDIQRSEEKLESHIVSFSNRPEGKVIQKGDLLHCDFGITYLRLNTDCQQHAYVLKDDEKELPAFLSKAFADGNRVQDVLASNFKTGRTGNEILLKSLKETRAEGLVPSIYTHPLGLYGHAAGPTIGMWDSQGGVPGTGDYKLYENTAYAIELNTTVTIPEWNKDIRIMLEEAGFWGEDGFRYVSGRQEEILIVK